One genomic region from Epinephelus fuscoguttatus linkage group LG8, E.fuscoguttatus.final_Chr_v1 encodes:
- the LOC125892996 gene encoding uncharacterized protein DDB_G0271670 isoform X1: METLLALWIALSVAASVSSHEFHDPTTTSPSFNSNDDIFGNATDLTSTSPAPATATPSDPDLIMFNNSCNHTEEAYVDMHDMHDMHDMHDMHEVHDMHEVHNMHDENASENTASETISIQNITTIHYSVIKTFPNGTEHITNRTTVISLTPDIINNETVFFGDNAPIHSSSSSSSVMTNTDNSANHETVSSNNNVRVDSSSSSSASNTGNIANHEIFSFSNNTHVHFSSSSSSSASNTENNAHHGTVSFSNSNHVQSSSSSSSSASNTENIANHGIVSFSNSNHVQSSSSSSASNTENIANHETVSLSNSNHVQSSSSSSASNTENIANHGTVSFSSNNNNVQSSSSSDASNTENIANHETVSFSNNNHVQSSSSSSSDASNTENIANHETVSFSNNNHVQSSSSSSSSASNTDNTRLNGEVTLSNNTNNVHSITTVSNTNNTGNTAHDDTAPPSNTAHNNSTSTASNTGTVSTSDSTDDHSSSTSSNTENTPHDETAPTSNTAHNNSTSTASNTETVSTSNNTNVHSSSTSSNTENTSNHATASPGTETHNSTSTGTTSNDTTATGSGATTASGTPGSTNNTTTSQSATSARSGVPGWAIALLVLAAVALLLLFLLLCGLLVWCCCFRKRHKESPYDHMASRDDIPLYTTHGRFDGPIGKPYDQRMNTRTATYTVNA; encoded by the exons TGTCTTCTCACGAGTTCCATGACCCAACAACCACCTCACCATCATTTAACAGCAATGATGACATTTTTGGCAACGCCACTGACCTCACATCAACATCACCTGCACCTGCCACAGCCACCCCATCTGATCCTGACCTCATCATGTTCAACAACAGCTGTAACCACACAGAGGAGGCTTACGTCGACATGCACGACATGCATGACATGCATGACATGCACGACATGCACGAGGTGCACGACATGCACGAGGTGCACAACATGCATGATGAAAACGCCTCCGAAAACACTGCCAGTGAAACAATCTCAATACAAAACATAACAACAATCCACTATAGCGTGATAAAAACTTTTCCAAACGGCACTGAACACATAACAAACAGAACCACTGTCATCTCGTTGACGCCAGACATCATAAACAATGAAACGGTTTTCTTCGGCGACAACGCTCCCATacactcttcttcttcatcttcatccgtcatgacaaacacagacaacagcGCAAACCATGAAACagtttcctccaacaacaacgTTCGCGTCGACTCTTCATCTTCATCCAGCGCATCAAACACCGGAAATATCGCAAACCACGAAAtattttccttcagcaacaacaCTCACGTCCACTTTTCGTCTTCATCGTCATCCAGTGCgtcaaacactgaaaacaacgCACACCACGGAACAGTTTCCTTCAGCAACAGCAATCACGTCCAGTCTTCGTCTTCATCTTCATCCAGCGCGTCAAACACCGAAAACATCGCAAACCACGGAATAGTTTCCTTCAGCAACAGCAATCACGTCCAGTCTTCATCTTCATCCAGCGCGTCAAACACCGAAAACATCGCAAACCACGAAACGGTTTCCTTAAGCAACAGCAATCACGTCCAGTCTTCATCTTCATCCAGCGCGTCAAACACCGAAAACATCGCAAACCACGGAACAGTTTccttcagcagcaacaacaataacgtccagtcttcatcttcatctgacGCGTCAAACACCGAAAACATCGCAAACCACGAAACagtttccttcagcaacaacaATCACGTCCAGTCTtcgtcttcatcttcatctgacGCGTCAAACACCGAAAACATCGCAAACCACGAAACagtttccttcagcaacaacaATCACGTCcagtcttcatcttcatcttcatccagCGCGTCAAACACTGATAACACCAGACTCAATGGAGAAGTTACCCTTAGCAACAACACTAACAATGTCCACTCTATAACCACTGTATCAAACACCAACAACACCGGAAACACTGCACATGATGACACAGCTCCCCCCAGCAACACCGCTCACAACAACTCTACATCCACTGCCTCAAACACCGGAACAGTTTCCACCAGCGACAGCACTGACGACCACTCTTCATCCACCTCctcaaacactgaaaacacaccacATGATGAAACAGCTCCCACCAGCAACACCGCTCACAACAACTCTACATCCACTGCCTCAAATACCGAAACAGTTTCCACCAGCAACAACACTAACGTCCACTCTTCATCCACCTCctcaaacactgaaaacacctCAAACCATGCAACAGCTTCCCCCGGGACCGAGACTCACaactctacatccactggaacGACGTCTAATGATACCACGGCAACAGGAAGTGGTGCCACAACAGCCAGCGGCACACCAGGTTCCACAAATAACACAACCACGTCGCAGAGTGCGACCTCAGCCCGCAGCGGCGTACCTGGGTGGGCGATCGCTCTGCTGGTCCTAGCTGCtgtggctctgctgctgctgttcctgCTGCTCTGCGGACTG CTGGTTTGGTGCTGCTGCTTCAGGAAGCGCCACAAAGAAAGTCCCTACGACCACATGGCCAGCAGAGACGACATCCCTCTGTACACCACACATGGCCGCTTCGATGGTCCCATTGGAAAACCGTAC GATCAACGCATGAATACCAGGACGGCGACATACACGGTCAACGCATAG
- the LOC125892996 gene encoding uncharacterized protein DDB_G0271670 isoform X2, with the protein METLLALWIALSVAASVSSHEFHDPTTTSPSFNSNDDIFGNATDLTSTSPAPATATPSDPDLIMFNNSCNHTEEAYVDMHDMHDMHDMHDMHEVHDMHEVHNMHDENASENTASETISIQNITTIHYSVIKTFPNGTEHITNRTTVISLTPDIINNETVFFGDNAPIHSSSSSSSVMTNTDNSANHETVSSNNNVRVDSSSSSSASNTGNIANHEIFSFSNNTHVHFSSSSSSSASNTENNAHHGTVSFSNSNHVQSSSSSSSSASNTENIANHGIVSFSNSNHVQSSSSSSASNTENIANHETVSLSNSNHVQSSSSSSASNTENIANHGTVSFSSNNNNVQSSSSSDASNTENIANHETVSFSNNNHVQSSSSSSSDASNTENIANHETVSFSNNNHVQSSSSSSSSASNTDNTRLNGEVTLSNNTNNVHSITTVSNTNNTGNTAHDDTAPPSNTAHNNSTSTASNTGTVSTSDSTDDHSSSTSSNTENTPHDETAPTSNTAHNNSTSTASNTETVSTSNNTNVHSSSTSSNTENTSNHATASPGTETHNSTSTGTTSNDTTATGSGATTASGTPGSTNNTTTSQSATSARSGVPGWAIALLVLAAVALLLLFLLLCGLLVWCCCFRKRHKESPYDHMASRDDIPLYTTHGRFDGPIGKPINA; encoded by the exons TGTCTTCTCACGAGTTCCATGACCCAACAACCACCTCACCATCATTTAACAGCAATGATGACATTTTTGGCAACGCCACTGACCTCACATCAACATCACCTGCACCTGCCACAGCCACCCCATCTGATCCTGACCTCATCATGTTCAACAACAGCTGTAACCACACAGAGGAGGCTTACGTCGACATGCACGACATGCATGACATGCATGACATGCACGACATGCACGAGGTGCACGACATGCACGAGGTGCACAACATGCATGATGAAAACGCCTCCGAAAACACTGCCAGTGAAACAATCTCAATACAAAACATAACAACAATCCACTATAGCGTGATAAAAACTTTTCCAAACGGCACTGAACACATAACAAACAGAACCACTGTCATCTCGTTGACGCCAGACATCATAAACAATGAAACGGTTTTCTTCGGCGACAACGCTCCCATacactcttcttcttcatcttcatccgtcatgacaaacacagacaacagcGCAAACCATGAAACagtttcctccaacaacaacgTTCGCGTCGACTCTTCATCTTCATCCAGCGCATCAAACACCGGAAATATCGCAAACCACGAAAtattttccttcagcaacaacaCTCACGTCCACTTTTCGTCTTCATCGTCATCCAGTGCgtcaaacactgaaaacaacgCACACCACGGAACAGTTTCCTTCAGCAACAGCAATCACGTCCAGTCTTCGTCTTCATCTTCATCCAGCGCGTCAAACACCGAAAACATCGCAAACCACGGAATAGTTTCCTTCAGCAACAGCAATCACGTCCAGTCTTCATCTTCATCCAGCGCGTCAAACACCGAAAACATCGCAAACCACGAAACGGTTTCCTTAAGCAACAGCAATCACGTCCAGTCTTCATCTTCATCCAGCGCGTCAAACACCGAAAACATCGCAAACCACGGAACAGTTTccttcagcagcaacaacaataacgtccagtcttcatcttcatctgacGCGTCAAACACCGAAAACATCGCAAACCACGAAACagtttccttcagcaacaacaATCACGTCCAGTCTtcgtcttcatcttcatctgacGCGTCAAACACCGAAAACATCGCAAACCACGAAACagtttccttcagcaacaacaATCACGTCcagtcttcatcttcatcttcatccagCGCGTCAAACACTGATAACACCAGACTCAATGGAGAAGTTACCCTTAGCAACAACACTAACAATGTCCACTCTATAACCACTGTATCAAACACCAACAACACCGGAAACACTGCACATGATGACACAGCTCCCCCCAGCAACACCGCTCACAACAACTCTACATCCACTGCCTCAAACACCGGAACAGTTTCCACCAGCGACAGCACTGACGACCACTCTTCATCCACCTCctcaaacactgaaaacacaccacATGATGAAACAGCTCCCACCAGCAACACCGCTCACAACAACTCTACATCCACTGCCTCAAATACCGAAACAGTTTCCACCAGCAACAACACTAACGTCCACTCTTCATCCACCTCctcaaacactgaaaacacctCAAACCATGCAACAGCTTCCCCCGGGACCGAGACTCACaactctacatccactggaacGACGTCTAATGATACCACGGCAACAGGAAGTGGTGCCACAACAGCCAGCGGCACACCAGGTTCCACAAATAACACAACCACGTCGCAGAGTGCGACCTCAGCCCGCAGCGGCGTACCTGGGTGGGCGATCGCTCTGCTGGTCCTAGCTGCtgtggctctgctgctgctgttcctgCTGCTCTGCGGACTG CTGGTTTGGTGCTGCTGCTTCAGGAAGCGCCACAAAGAAAGTCCCTACGACCACATGGCCAGCAGAGACGACATCCCTCTGTACACCACACATGGCCGCTTCGATGGTCCCATTGGAAAACC GATCAACGCATGA